The following are encoded together in the Anopheles nili chromosome 3, idAnoNiliSN_F5_01, whole genome shotgun sequence genome:
- the LOC128727685 gene encoding uncharacterized protein LOC128727685 translates to MKSLFVCLLLALAGQSLAQSQDEFVEYLLEIQYQAEAIHQLMEGTFDNVRFSMSDQLVELNRQLIERMNDALEEVEQIREDTEDFVGESSAPASCVNVATANWEIEIDWVGQALSRCASQANIEITSRTADVHAALEAAQVASTELQNIVVRGFIDWNAIDYTEQISAIVGTQIQDRYEYFTRITQPNLERTLQEVFDLDDELLPEIVTCVNRGVERFNNYGRVIRDTLFFCAQ, encoded by the exons ATGAAgagtttgttcgtttgcctGTTGTTGGCTCTGGCTGGGCAA TCCCTTGCTCAAAGCCAGGATGAGTTCGTGGAGTACCTGCTGGAGATCCAGTACCAGGCCGAAGCCATCCACCAGCTGATGGAGGGCACGTTCGATAATGTACGCTTCTCGATGAGCGACCAGCTGGTCGAGCTGAACCGCCAGTTGATTGAGCGTATGAACGATGCCCTGGAGGAGGTCGAGCAGATCCGCGAGGACACGGAAGATTTCGTTGGAGAATCGTCGGCTCCGGCTAGCTGTGTCAACGTGGCCACCGCCAACTGGGAAATCGAAATCGACTGGGTCGGACAGGCTCTGTCGCGTTGCGCCAGCCAGGCCAACATAGAGATCACCTCGCGCACTGCCGATGTTCATGCTGCTTTGGAAGCCGCTCAGGTGGCATCGACCGAACTGCAGAACATCGTCGTCCGTGGCTTCATTGACTGGAACGCCATCGACTACACCGAGCAGATCTCGGCAATCGTCGGCACTCAGATTCAGGACAGATACGAATACTTCACCAGAATCACTCAGCCCAACCTGGAACGCACTCTGCAGGAAGTCTTCGATCTCGATGACGAACTGCTGCCCGAGATTGTGACCTGCGTCAACCGTGGTGTGGAGCGTTTCAACAACTACGGCCGTGTCATCCGCGACACGCTGTTCTTCTGCGCGCAATAA
- the LOC128727686 gene encoding uncharacterized protein LOC128727686 produces MKSLFVCLLLALAGQTLAQSQDEFVEYLLEIQYQAEAIHQLMEGTFDNVRFSMSDQLVELNRQLIERMNDALEEVEQIREDTEDFVEESSAPASCVNVATANWEIEIDWVGQALSRCASQANIEITSRTADVHAALEAAQVASTELQNIVVRGFIDWNAIDYTEQISAIVGTQIQDRYEYFTRITQPNLERTLQEVFDLDDELLPEIVTCVNRGVERFNNYGRVIRDTLFFCAQ; encoded by the exons ATGAAGAGCTTGTTCGTGTGCCTGTTGTTGGCCCTAGCTGGTCAA ACCCTCGCTCAAAGCCAGGATGAGTTCGTGGAGTACCTGCTGGAGATCCAGTACCAGGCCGAAGCCATCCACCAGCTGATGGAGGGCACGTTCGATAATGTACGCTTCTCGATGAGCGACCAGCTGGTCGAGCTGAACCGCCAGTTGATTGAGCGTATGAACGATGCCCTGGAGGAGGTCGAGCAGATCCGCGAGGACACGGAAGATTTCGTTGAAGAATCGTCGGCTCCGGCTAGCTGTGTCAACGTGGCCACCGCCAACTGGGAAATCGAAATCGACTGGGTCGGACAGGCTCTGTCGCGTTGCGCCAGCCAGGCCAACATAGAGATCACCTCGCGCACTGCCGATGTTCACGCTGCTTTGGAAGCCGCTCAGGTGGCATCGACTGAACTGCAGAACATCGTCGTCCGTGGCTTCATTGACTGGAACGCCATCGACTACACCGAGCAGATCTCGGCAATCGTCGGCACTCAGATTCAGGACAGATACGAATACTTCACCAGAATCACTCAGCCCAACCTGGAGCGCACTCTGCAGGAAGTCTTCGATCTCGATGACGAACTGCTGCCCGAGATTGTGACCTGCGTTAACCGTGGTGTGGAGCGTTTCAACAACTACGGCCGTGTCATCCGCGACACGCTGTTCTTCTGCGCGCAGTAA